Proteins found in one Rhodothermales bacterium genomic segment:
- a CDS encoding sugar transporter, with protein MTPHALKKSPHHRPLITALLLVLTSILLVPQSRAQEVPADVQRELRQRGMTEEQAREQAARMGIDLDNPAQAAQRARELGIPEATIQRLLRAVSDVETVPEPAITLPAIVDTLVLVDQDVADADADELAKLRQAAERDVDTPLEDYGREQKIKYFGYSLFENVPQAFEPSSVGPVDDGYIVGPADELRLSVWGAAEFQYDITVDREGRVFIPNVGQLTVAGRRLESLRQDMRNSLSRSYAGLTSDPPSVFMDLTLTRLRPVQVFVLGEVAQPGGYTVSSNSTPFNVLYSVGGPLTSGSLRSVQVVRGGRVLGTVDIYNYLLKGYDKNPIRLQSNDFIFIPPREVTVSIEGDVYRPAIYELREGEGMAELLAYAGGLLPDAYTKRFQVDRIIPFDRRRDPSIARELLDFSLERVIRGEETVTLQDGDRVNLFSIVDLVENAVSVAGDVYQPGRYEIGAAVRTVRDLIREADGVTGT; from the coding sequence ATGACCCCGCACGCATTGAAGAAGAGTCCACACCACAGGCCTCTCATCACGGCACTCCTCCTAGTTCTCACATCCATTCTGCTCGTTCCGCAGTCCCGCGCCCAGGAGGTACCGGCCGACGTTCAGCGAGAGTTGCGGCAGCGAGGAATGACGGAGGAGCAAGCCCGCGAGCAGGCGGCCCGCATGGGCATCGACCTGGACAATCCTGCACAGGCAGCACAGCGAGCCCGCGAGCTCGGGATACCGGAAGCGACCATCCAGCGGCTGCTTCGTGCCGTGAGTGACGTTGAAACCGTACCCGAGCCGGCCATAACGCTTCCCGCGATCGTGGATACGTTGGTGCTGGTGGACCAGGACGTTGCTGATGCTGACGCGGATGAGCTGGCGAAGCTCAGGCAGGCCGCGGAGCGCGACGTCGACACGCCGCTGGAAGACTACGGCCGTGAGCAGAAGATCAAGTACTTCGGATACAGCCTCTTCGAGAACGTCCCGCAGGCCTTTGAGCCTAGTTCCGTCGGACCGGTCGATGACGGCTACATCGTAGGGCCTGCCGACGAGCTTCGGCTGAGCGTCTGGGGCGCCGCTGAATTCCAGTACGATATCACGGTCGACCGGGAAGGCCGCGTCTTCATCCCGAACGTAGGTCAACTGACCGTTGCCGGTCGCCGACTGGAAAGTCTCCGACAGGACATGCGGAACTCGCTGTCGAGGTCCTATGCGGGGCTCACGAGCGATCCGCCCAGTGTTTTCATGGACCTCACACTCACGAGGCTGCGCCCCGTCCAGGTGTTCGTGCTCGGTGAGGTCGCGCAACCGGGCGGATATACGGTGAGTTCGAATTCGACTCCGTTCAACGTCCTCTACAGCGTCGGTGGCCCACTGACGAGCGGATCCCTTCGCTCGGTTCAGGTCGTTCGCGGTGGGCGCGTCCTTGGCACGGTTGATATCTACAACTACCTGCTCAAGGGGTACGACAAGAATCCCATCAGACTTCAGAGCAACGACTTCATTTTCATCCCGCCGCGTGAGGTCACCGTCTCGATAGAGGGCGATGTCTACCGGCCCGCCATTTACGAACTGCGCGAGGGCGAAGGGATGGCGGAGTTGCTTGCGTACGCCGGCGGCCTGTTGCCCGATGCCTACACGAAGCGATTCCAGGTCGATCGTATCATCCCGTTCGATCGACGCCGTGATCCTTCCATCGCACGTGAGTTGCTCGATTTCAGTCTGGAGCGGGTGATCCGCGGCGAGGAGACGGTCACGCTACAGGACGGCGATCGCGTCAATCTCTTTTCGATCGTGGATCTTGTGGAAAATGCTGTGTCGGTTGCCGGTGACGTGTATCAACCGGGACGTTATGAGATCGGCGCCGCCGTTCGAACTGTCCGTGATCTCATTCGAGAGGCGGACGGAGTCACGGGTAC
- a CDS encoding Gfo/Idh/MocA family oxidoreductase has protein sequence MTDGEHGVDRVVRIGQVGVGYWGKNLLRNFSRLPSAEVVSACDQREAILQSVAAGYAGMQTTSDFDALLQDDSIEAIVVATETPTHAELAEKALLAGKHVFVEKPLAQSVADARRLVELSEERGLVLMVGHLLIYHPAFRYVDALIETGGLGDVYYLYSSRVNLGVIRQKENALESLAPHDLAVSLRFLKRRPVAVAAQGQAYLQPGVEDVAFATVFFEDGRIAHLHTSW, from the coding sequence ATGACGGATGGTGAGCACGGTGTGGATCGAGTCGTCCGCATTGGACAGGTCGGAGTCGGGTACTGGGGCAAGAATCTTCTGCGCAACTTCAGTCGGCTGCCGTCGGCGGAAGTGGTGAGCGCGTGCGACCAACGTGAAGCAATTCTGCAATCCGTTGCGGCCGGTTATGCCGGCATGCAGACAACCAGTGACTTCGACGCGTTGCTGCAGGACGACAGTATCGAGGCCATTGTCGTAGCGACGGAAACTCCAACGCACGCAGAACTGGCCGAGAAGGCTCTTCTTGCCGGCAAACATGTTTTCGTTGAAAAGCCTCTGGCGCAATCGGTTGCGGACGCGCGTCGTCTCGTCGAACTGTCGGAGGAAAGAGGTCTGGTGCTGATGGTCGGCCATCTGCTCATCTATCATCCGGCCTTTCGTTACGTAGATGCGCTGATCGAGACGGGAGGTCTCGGCGACGTGTACTACCTGTACAGCTCGCGTGTAAATCTTGGGGTCATCCGGCAGAAAGAGAACGCTCTTGAAAGTCTCGCTCCACATGATCTGGCTGTGTCACTCCGATTTCTGAAGCGCCGTCCTGTGGCCGTTGCGGCGCAGGGCCAGGCCTACTTGCAGCCTGGCGTTGAGGATGTCGCGTTCGCAACCGTCTTCTTCGAGGACGGAAGGATCGCGCATCTCCATACCAGCTGGC
- a CDS encoding N-acetyltransferase yields MDIETYYRHPTARLGAGTEIGRYCVVSEDVEIGPGCLIGHHVVVHAGARIGSNVRIDDHAVIGKQPMRAPNSAVTKVGSQPAPVVGSDCIVGTGVVLYAGSMIGNGVLVADFATIRERVRVGDFTIVGRGVSIENDCIVGRYCKLETNVYLAAYSEVEDRCFIAPGVLTSNDNFIGRTKERFKHFKGVTVRRGGRIGVGAVVLPGKEVGPDSVVAAGAVLTKDAEGDKVYTGVPARKSGDVPDEQKLDNQGWED; encoded by the coding sequence ATGGATATCGAGACGTACTACCGACATCCGACGGCACGGCTGGGCGCCGGTACCGAGATCGGCCGGTATTGCGTCGTTTCAGAAGATGTCGAAATTGGGCCAGGTTGTCTGATTGGCCACCACGTGGTCGTACACGCCGGCGCGCGGATCGGCTCAAACGTTCGCATTGACGACCACGCGGTTATTGGCAAACAGCCCATGCGTGCGCCCAACAGCGCAGTGACAAAGGTCGGCTCGCAGCCCGCACCGGTAGTCGGAAGCGACTGCATTGTCGGGACCGGCGTCGTCCTGTATGCCGGATCGATGATCGGGAACGGCGTCCTCGTGGCCGATTTTGCGACGATCCGAGAACGTGTCCGCGTAGGCGACTTCACCATCGTGGGTCGCGGCGTATCCATTGAAAACGACTGCATTGTCGGGCGGTACTGCAAACTGGAGACCAACGTCTACCTTGCCGCCTATTCGGAAGTCGAAGATCGTTGCTTCATTGCTCCGGGCGTTTTGACGAGCAACGACAACTTCATTGGACGAACCAAGGAGCGTTTCAAGCACTTCAAAGGCGTGACTGTGCGGAGGGGTGGTCGCATCGGAGTCGGAGCGGTCGTACTGCCGGGCAAGGAAGTCGGTCCGGACAGCGTCGTGGCGGCAGGAGCCGTCCTGACGAAGGATGCGGAAGGAGACAAAGTATACACGGGCGTACCCGCACGGAAGTCAGGTGACGTGCCGGACGAGCAGAAGCTCGACAATCAGGGCTGGGAAGACTAG
- a CDS encoding DegT/DnrJ/EryC1/StrS family aminotransferase has translation MDIQMVDLRGQYLRIKDEIDEAVQEVLDGAQFIRGPLVGEFECELAGHLGGKYALGVGNGTDALQIAMMALGVAPGDEVITTAFTFVATAEAAALLGAVPVFADIDPESFNIDPSAIEDLITPRTRAIVPVHLFGQPADLDPIMEIADRHGLPVIEDNAQGVGAAYKGRATGYIGTMGTLSFFPSKNLGAYGDGGAITTNDEALYEAARKVANHGGTRKYHNEIVGVNSRLDTLQAAILLVKLRHLEAFSVARRAAADRYDELLADVEGVTIPHRVPESSHVFHQYTIRVSPDVPEGRDGLAAHLKSAGIPHAVYYPTALHQLPVFKDGHAACRIGEMTHTETAAQEVISLPMHTELTGAQQGRVVDAIAEFVQTGQEAGA, from the coding sequence ATGGATATCCAGATGGTGGACCTGCGAGGTCAGTATCTGAGGATCAAAGACGAGATTGACGAGGCCGTGCAGGAGGTCCTGGACGGCGCGCAGTTTATCAGGGGCCCCCTGGTAGGCGAGTTTGAGTGCGAGCTGGCAGGTCATCTGGGCGGTAAGTATGCGCTGGGCGTTGGCAACGGCACCGATGCGCTACAGATCGCCATGATGGCACTTGGCGTCGCTCCGGGCGATGAGGTGATCACGACGGCATTCACGTTCGTAGCGACGGCCGAAGCCGCCGCCCTGCTCGGAGCCGTTCCGGTGTTCGCCGACATCGATCCCGAATCCTTCAATATCGACCCGAGTGCTATCGAAGATCTCATCACGCCTCGCACCAGAGCGATCGTTCCGGTCCACCTCTTCGGCCAGCCCGCCGACCTGGATCCGATCATGGAAATCGCCGATCGCCATGGCCTCCCGGTGATCGAGGATAATGCGCAGGGCGTCGGAGCCGCGTACAAAGGCCGCGCAACCGGATACATCGGTACCATGGGGACCCTGTCGTTCTTCCCGTCGAAAAACCTCGGCGCGTATGGCGACGGCGGCGCAATAACGACGAATGACGAGGCCCTGTACGAGGCCGCACGGAAGGTGGCCAATCACGGTGGCACGCGTAAGTACCACAACGAGATTGTTGGCGTCAACAGCCGACTCGATACGTTGCAGGCGGCCATCTTGCTCGTCAAACTTCGCCACCTCGAAGCGTTTTCCGTGGCGCGAAGAGCGGCTGCGGACCGGTACGACGAGTTGCTCGCGGACGTTGAAGGCGTTACGATTCCACACCGCGTCCCGGAGTCCAGTCATGTGTTTCATCAGTACACCATCCGCGTGTCGCCCGACGTGCCGGAAGGCCGAGATGGGCTCGCTGCCCACCTGAAGTCAGCGGGCATTCCTCACGCGGTGTACTATCCGACGGCGCTCCATCAGTTACCCGTATTCAAAGATGGTCACGCGGCGTGCCGCATCGGCGAAATGACCCATACCGAGACTGCCGCGCAAGAAGTCATCTCTTTGCCGATGCATACGGAACTCACCGGGGCGCAACAAGGTCGCGTCGTTGACGCGATCGCTGAGTTCGTTCAGACAGGTCAGGAGGCCGGAGCATGA